From a single Bacteroidota bacterium genomic region:
- a CDS encoding response regulator: MRKIYILLVLVFGILFIVNIYYYKKTYYQQVAIHINILKKEVQLCAHEIKNTSLDLDEEINYFIISEDIVNLFKKKELAKQEIKRISQFYQKYRYFISEIIIEIQNSKFNYSIDKNNFQTKEFEVLQDNKLLEGTSNIKMYKNKSILIYPIKQNEKTIANIILIVDPYSYISHVFEKHHFGNSLWQWLINSDGKIINYNYNSDTLIVTEKQTISHAIYNNEEGYLTNYVEGKNGLEEIISVYYPIKILNQNLGIVFSKNTEEIYSTQMDRTFYLSGLTFTIITMVAIIFLYFIRRQKKEGKKLKESELSLKKILEYLPIGMVISDTGNKIFQLNRTAIDLFEVDDEDVLIGETINTDFFKKYNFKRDFSEKKSEKYLHVFNNGTEGAILKKRIPVFLNGKNVLIEAFIDVTPIEQARKIEVSANRAKSEFLANMSHEIRTPLNGIIGMTEMFMKANLNSEQGEHINIIKTSADILLSIINDILDFSKIEAGKMILEDMPFSLKKEIKAITDSFTVKAKESKISLETKISPDIPGMIIGDSLRLGQILTNLIGNALKFTHVGKVVVSVERHSEKDGVVELLYKVEDTGIGIPKHKINKIFSSFTQADTSTTRNYGGTGLGTTISKQLVELMKGKIWIESPSSIYTDDTYPGSKFCFIVPSVSYEKVLKDLDYEKITSLNQIKALIIGKDPQNEIEPLLNNMSISFDSAFSAIEAIGIIRISLAEINPYKIVFIENSVEFDGIEIAKILHEENLTIRFICVVLSSNHKIGNHLKCVDYEIDKYFISPYESQEIQQIFKDTFPNLQATSQLSESPVSKKDLSILVAEDNLINQKVAYSIFKKLGYKIEIANNGVEALDMVAKNRYDIIFMDIMMPEKDGIEATIDLRKNGFISPIVAMTADASETNKNHAISIGMDDYITKPVKTSALQSVLFKYFKN; the protein is encoded by the coding sequence ATGAGAAAGATATATATATTATTAGTACTTGTTTTTGGGATACTGTTTATTGTAAATATATATTATTACAAAAAAACTTATTATCAGCAAGTTGCGATACATATTAATATATTGAAAAAAGAAGTACAACTTTGTGCTCACGAGATAAAAAACACATCATTAGACCTTGATGAAGAGATAAACTATTTTATTATCTCCGAAGACATTGTAAATTTATTTAAGAAAAAAGAATTAGCAAAGCAGGAAATTAAACGAATTTCTCAATTTTATCAAAAATATCGCTACTTCATAAGCGAAATAATCATAGAAATTCAAAACAGCAAGTTCAATTATTCTATAGATAAAAACAATTTTCAAACAAAAGAATTCGAAGTTCTACAAGATAACAAATTGCTTGAAGGGACAAGCAATATAAAAATGTATAAAAATAAGTCTATCCTGATATACCCCATCAAACAAAACGAAAAAACTATAGCAAATATAATTTTAATTGTAGATCCATACAGCTATATAAGCCATGTGTTCGAAAAGCATCATTTTGGAAATTCGTTGTGGCAATGGCTAATAAATTCAGATGGAAAAATTATAAATTATAATTATAATTCAGACACACTAATAGTTACCGAAAAACAAACTATTTCTCATGCTATTTATAATAATGAAGAAGGTTATCTCACAAATTATGTAGAAGGGAAAAATGGCTTGGAAGAAATTATTTCTGTGTATTATCCCATAAAAATTTTAAATCAAAACCTTGGAATTGTTTTTTCAAAAAATACCGAAGAGATTTATTCAACTCAAATGGATAGGACTTTCTATCTTTCAGGTTTGACATTTACAATAATAACAATGGTTGCTATTATTTTTCTGTATTTTATCAGAAGACAGAAAAAAGAAGGCAAAAAGCTTAAAGAATCAGAACTTTCTCTAAAAAAAATACTTGAATACTTGCCAATTGGAATGGTGATTTCCGACACGGGAAACAAGATATTTCAACTTAACCGGACTGCAATCGATTTGTTTGAAGTAGATGATGAAGATGTTCTAATTGGAGAAACCATAAACACAGATTTTTTTAAAAAATATAATTTTAAAAGAGACTTCTCAGAAAAAAAATCGGAAAAATATTTACATGTTTTCAACAATGGTACAGAAGGAGCCATTCTAAAAAAACGAATCCCTGTATTTCTGAATGGAAAAAATGTTCTTATTGAAGCATTTATTGATGTTACCCCAATTGAGCAAGCACGGAAAATAGAAGTATCTGCCAATAGAGCAAAATCTGAGTTTCTTGCAAATATGAGCCACGAAATAAGGACACCTCTAAATGGAATAATTGGCATGACAGAAATGTTCATGAAAGCAAATCTGAATAGTGAACAAGGCGAGCACATAAACATAATAAAAACTTCAGCGGACATCCTGCTTTCAATAATAAACGACATCCTCGATTTCTCCAAAATAGAAGCCGGGAAAATGATTCTTGAAGATATGCCTTTCAGCCTTAAAAAGGAGATAAAAGCAATTACAGATTCGTTTACCGTGAAAGCAAAAGAAAGTAAAATTTCGCTTGAAACAAAAATTTCGCCGGACATTCCGGGAATGATTATTGGAGATTCATTAAGATTAGGACAGATTTTAACTAATCTAATAGGCAATGCTCTAAAATTTACACATGTAGGTAAAGTTGTAGTTTCTGTCGAGAGACATAGTGAAAAAGATGGTGTAGTGGAACTACTTTATAAAGTTGAAGATACAGGAATAGGAATACCAAAGCATAAAATTAATAAAATATTTTCGTCGTTCACACAAGCCGATACTTCAACTACCAGAAATTATGGTGGCACAGGTTTAGGAACCACAATATCTAAACAATTAGTTGAACTAATGAAAGGAAAAATCTGGATTGAAAGTCCATCATCAATTTATACAGATGATACATATCCGGGCTCGAAGTTTTGTTTTATTGTTCCAAGTGTTAGCTACGAAAAAGTTTTAAAAGACCTTGACTATGAAAAAATTACCAGTCTAAATCAAATAAAGGCATTGATTATTGGTAAAGACCCTCAAAACGAAATTGAGCCTCTATTAAACAATATGAGCATAAGTTTCGATAGTGCATTTTCTGCTATAGAAGCGATTGGAATTATTAGAATTTCTTTAGCAGAAATAAATCCCTACAAAATTGTTTTTATAGAAAACTCTGTAGAATTCGACGGTATAGAAATTGCAAAAATATTGCACGAAGAAAACCTAACTATTCGTTTCATATGCGTAGTTTTGAGTTCTAATCATAAAATCGGCAACCATCTTAAATGCGTAGATTATGAGATAGACAAATATTTTATTTCTCCATATGAAAGCCAGGAAATTCAGCAAATTTTCAAAGATACTTTCCCAAATTTACAAGCTACATCGCAACTGTCCGAATCACCTGTTTCAAAAAAAGACCTGTCAATTCTTGTTGCAGAAGACAATTTAATAAACCAGAAAGTAGCGTATTCTATATTCAAAAAACTTGGTTACAAAATAGAAATTGCAAACAATGGAGTAGAAGCTCTGGATATGGTTGCAAAAAATCGGTACGACATAATTTTTATGGATATCATGATGCCCGAAAAAGACGGAATAGAAGCTACTATAGATTTGAGAAAAAATGGCTTTATATCACCAATTGTTGCAATGACAGCCGATGCTTCGGAAACAAACAAAAACCATGCTATCTCAATAGGAATGGACGATTATATAACTAAACCTGTAAAAACTTCCGCTCTACAAAGCGTATTGTTTAAGTACTTCAAAAATTAG
- a CDS encoding class I SAM-dependent methyltransferase: protein MDYNKEFVSQLVLNGGPEKHEYSQLNNILNSIGKEEIESFREQIKPSLNIDTMHGFGFNKPFGYSGDFFMIEKIYSYWINQGENCKKWDLFFHNHSATQAVRNRKEFFIKVLEDIENNENITDKAVLILGSGPATDVAEFFDRNPQSKMYFDLLDLDPKAIDYAKIKNIKYQSQLNFLNRNVLRLKPEKKYCLIWSAGLFDYFGDRHFTFLIKKYFEFVRKDCELIVGNFSQNNPSKNYMEIMGDWFLNYRSEEELIKIAENANVPNKQINLESEPLGINLFMRIKKR, encoded by the coding sequence ATGGATTACAATAAAGAATTTGTTTCGCAACTGGTCTTAAACGGAGGACCTGAAAAACATGAATACTCTCAATTAAATAATATATTAAATAGTATTGGCAAGGAAGAAATAGAAAGTTTCCGAGAACAGATAAAACCTAGTTTGAATATTGACACCATGCATGGATTTGGTTTTAATAAACCTTTCGGATATTCCGGTGATTTTTTTATGATTGAAAAAATTTATTCGTATTGGATAAATCAAGGCGAAAATTGCAAAAAATGGGATTTGTTTTTCCATAATCATAGTGCAACTCAGGCAGTTAGAAATAGAAAGGAATTTTTTATAAAAGTGCTTGAAGATATTGAAAACAACGAAAATATCACCGACAAAGCTGTTTTGATTTTAGGAAGCGGTCCTGCCACAGATGTTGCAGAGTTTTTCGATAGAAATCCGCAGAGCAAAATGTATTTCGATTTGCTCGATTTAGACCCAAAAGCAATTGATTATGCTAAAATTAAAAACATAAAATATCAATCTCAATTAAACTTTCTTAATAGAAATGTTCTACGATTGAAGCCAGAAAAAAAATATTGTCTTATATGGAGTGCCGGACTTTTCGATTATTTTGGTGACAGACATTTTACTTTTTTAATAAAAAAGTATTTTGAATTTGTGAGAAAAGATTGTGAATTAATAGTAGGGAATTTTTCTCAAAATAATCCTTCTAAAAACTACATGGAAATTATGGGCGACTGGTTTTTAAACTATCGCTCGGAAGAAGAATTGATAAAAATTGCTGAAAATGCAAATGTTCCGAACAAACAAATAAATCTTGAATCAGAACCTTTAGGTATTAATTTATTTATGCGAATCAAGAAAAGATAG
- the mqnE gene encoding aminofutalosine synthase MqnE, whose product MKIVIPSGFEKIYDKVISNKRIDQNEAMILFEKAEIGFLGILANHIREKKHGSNTFFNRNFHIEPTNICVYNCKFCSYRRRKGEDGSWDYSVYEMLNTAKKYIGKNVSEVHIVGGVHPQYDLFYYANLIKKIKEILPKIHIKAFSAIELEYMISKANYSLSEGLTYLRNHGLDSIPGGGAEIFDENIRTEICDEKASSQQWLTIHENAHKIGISSNATMLYGHIENYSHRVHHLNLLRELQDRTNGFNAFIPLKFKKENNKLSYIKEVNTLEDLRNYAVSRIFLDNIPNIKAYWPMIGTEIAQLSLSFGVNDLDGTIDDSTKIYSMAGAKDKNPGLSSNELIELIKDARRKPVERDSNYQIIKKY is encoded by the coding sequence ATGAAAATTGTAATTCCTTCGGGATTTGAAAAAATATACGATAAAGTTATTAGTAATAAAAGAATAGATCAAAACGAAGCAATGATTCTTTTTGAGAAAGCCGAAATAGGTTTTTTAGGAATATTGGCAAATCATATTCGTGAGAAAAAGCATGGCAGCAATACTTTTTTTAATAGAAATTTTCATATAGAACCTACAAATATCTGCGTTTATAATTGCAAGTTTTGCTCCTATCGCCGCCGTAAGGGTGAAGATGGGAGTTGGGATTATTCTGTCTATGAAATGCTCAACACTGCTAAGAAATATATTGGCAAAAATGTTAGTGAAGTTCACATTGTTGGAGGTGTACATCCGCAATATGATTTATTTTATTATGCAAATCTCATTAAAAAAATAAAAGAGATACTTCCAAAAATTCATATAAAAGCATTCTCTGCAATAGAATTAGAATATATGATAAGCAAAGCAAACTATTCGTTGAGCGAAGGGCTTACATATCTCAGAAATCATGGTCTCGATTCAATTCCCGGAGGAGGAGCCGAAATATTCGATGAAAATATCAGAACCGAAATTTGCGACGAAAAAGCAAGTTCTCAGCAGTGGCTAACTATTCATGAAAATGCACATAAAATAGGAATTTCATCGAACGCAACAATGCTCTACGGACATATCGAAAACTATAGTCATAGAGTCCACCACTTAAATTTACTTAGAGAACTTCAAGACCGAACAAATGGATTTAATGCGTTTATTCCATTAAAATTCAAAAAGGAGAACAACAAATTGTCTTATATTAAAGAAGTAAATACGCTTGAAGATCTACGAAACTATGCTGTATCGAGAATATTTCTTGATAATATTCCAAACATAAAAGCCTACTGGCCTATGATTGGAACTGAAATTGCCCAATTATCGCTTTCTTTTGGAGTGAACGATTTGGATGGAACAATTGATGATTCAACAAAAATATATTCGATGGCAGGAGCAAAAGACAAAAATCCGGGTTTGTCTTCAAACGAATTGATTGAATTGATAAAAGACGCAAGGAGAAAACCTGTAGAGAGAGACTCGAACTATCAAATAATTAAGAAGTATTGA
- a CDS encoding DUF58 domain-containing protein — MKNIIDIQKFQEFDNLEFIAKQVVEGFITGLHRSPFHGFSVEFAEHRLYNQGESTKHIDWKLFARTEKLFVKRYEEETNLRSHLIVDTSSSMNFPFDAGVLNKLSFSAYSAAALIYLLRKQRDAVGLTLFSDKIELHTDAKLSVIHSKLLYSELSKLLQEKSVKEKKQTKTSTILHQIAESIHQRSLVILFSDMFENENFEEIFPALQHLRYNKHEVILFHVFDKKRELEFDFKNRPYKFIDLETGDEVKFNPNDVRGEYISNINKHFNEIKLRCGQYKIDLINADINQDFKEVLLPYLIKRSKLY; from the coding sequence TTGAAAAACATAATTGACATACAAAAGTTTCAGGAATTCGACAATCTTGAATTTATTGCCAAACAAGTGGTTGAAGGCTTCATTACTGGTTTGCACAGAAGCCCTTTTCACGGATTTTCTGTCGAATTTGCCGAACATCGTTTATATAATCAAGGCGAATCGACGAAACACATTGATTGGAAGCTTTTTGCACGAACCGAAAAATTATTTGTTAAACGATACGAGGAGGAAACAAACCTAAGAAGCCATTTGATTGTTGATACCTCATCTTCAATGAATTTTCCGTTTGATGCAGGCGTTTTAAACAAACTTTCCTTTTCAGCATACAGTGCAGCAGCATTGATTTATTTGCTTAGAAAACAACGCGATGCTGTTGGGCTGACATTGTTCTCCGACAAAATTGAGTTGCATACCGATGCAAAACTTTCTGTAATTCATTCAAAATTGCTTTATAGCGAATTGTCGAAACTTCTTCAAGAAAAATCAGTTAAGGAAAAAAAGCAAACAAAAACCTCTACAATCCTTCATCAAATTGCGGAAAGTATTCATCAGAGGTCCTTGGTGATATTATTTAGCGATATGTTCGAAAATGAGAATTTTGAAGAAATATTTCCTGCTTTACAACATTTACGCTACAATAAGCACGAAGTAATTTTATTTCATGTTTTTGATAAAAAGCGAGAACTTGAATTCGATTTCAAAAATCGTCCTTATAAATTCATTGATCTCGAAACCGGAGATGAAGTAAAGTTTAATCCGAACGATGTTCGTGGCGAATATATTAGCAACATAAACAAGCATTTCAACGAAATTAAATTGCGCTGCGGACAGTACAAAATTGATTTGATAAATGCCGATATAAATCAGGATTTTAAGGAAGTTTTGTTGCCATATCTTATCAAACGTAGCAAACTCTATTAG
- the vanZ gene encoding VanZ family protein gives MILKTFWKSISYFVFIAILSIIPNSKLEKFDIERIYNFQIFLDKIEHAIAFFIFSFLFWYDFKKQNKYLFLKNYSLLFSIIFSFTIGILIEIVQEYISIIDRTGNILDFYSNNIGIILFVFLFFVFRNFIYRISKIE, from the coding sequence ATGATATTAAAAACCTTTTGGAAATCTATAAGTTATTTTGTTTTCATAGCTATTTTAAGCATAATTCCGAATAGCAAACTCGAAAAATTTGATATTGAACGTATCTATAATTTTCAAATATTCTTAGATAAAATTGAACATGCAATAGCGTTTTTTATTTTCAGTTTTTTGTTTTGGTACGATTTTAAAAAGCAAAACAAGTATCTTTTTCTGAAAAATTACTCGCTACTGTTTTCCATTATTTTTTCGTTTACTATTGGAATATTAATCGAAATAGTTCAAGAATATATTTCCATTATCGACAGAACTGGAAATATTCTTGATTTTTACTCAAACAATATTGGAATTATTTTATTTGTATTTTTGTTCTTTGTTTTTAGAAACTTTATTTATAGAATTTCAAAAATTGAATAG
- the lpxA gene encoding acyl-ACP--UDP-N-acetylglucosamine O-acyltransferase: MNQPFSYVHPQAEIARNVVIEPFVTIAKNVVIGEGTWIGSNVSIMEGARIGKNCRIFPGAVISAIPQDLKFEGEETTAEIGDNTTIRECVTINRGTRSKYKTTVGKNCLLMAYVHIAHDCTIGDNVIMGNASQFAGEIIVGDWAIFSGLVAVHQFVNVGSHVMISGGSLVRKDVPPFVKAGREPLSYAGINSIGLRRRGFSNEKINEIQEVYRFLFLRKLNNFQALERIEAEMQATKERDEILLFIRNAKRGIMRGYFPE; the protein is encoded by the coding sequence ATGAATCAACCTTTTTCATACGTACATCCACAAGCAGAAATTGCAAGAAATGTTGTAATAGAACCATTTGTAACCATTGCTAAAAATGTAGTTATAGGCGAAGGGACCTGGATTGGATCAAATGTTTCAATTATGGAAGGAGCCAGAATTGGAAAAAATTGTCGGATTTTTCCAGGAGCTGTAATTTCTGCAATCCCTCAAGACCTGAAATTTGAAGGTGAAGAAACAACCGCAGAAATTGGAGATAACACTACGATTCGCGAATGTGTAACAATAAACAGAGGTACTAGATCGAAGTATAAAACTACTGTTGGAAAAAATTGTCTCCTAATGGCATATGTTCATATTGCTCACGACTGCACAATTGGCGACAACGTGATTATGGGCAATGCCTCGCAATTTGCTGGCGAAATTATTGTTGGCGATTGGGCAATATTTAGTGGGCTGGTAGCAGTTCACCAGTTTGTGAATGTAGGATCTCACGTAATGATTTCCGGCGGATCATTAGTTAGAAAAGATGTTCCTCCATTTGTAAAAGCAGGACGAGAACCACTTTCTTATGCAGGAATCAATTCAATAGGATTGAGACGGAGAGGATTTTCAAACGAAAAAATTAATGAGATACAAGAAGTTTATAGGTTTTTATTTTTAAGAAAATTAAATAACTTTCAGGCTCTTGAACGAATTGAAGCAGAAATGCAAGCAACAAAAGAAAGAGATGAAATTCTTCTTTTCATTAGAAATGCAAAAAGAGGAATTATGAGAGGCTATTTTCCGGAATAA
- a CDS encoding TIGR00266 family protein encodes MKSHEIDYKIFGNEIQLVEIELDPDETVIAEAGTMVYMEEGIEYETKMGDGSNPNQGFFGKLISMGSRVLTGESMFMTHFTHRGVGKKHVAFGPPYPGTIVPIDLAKTNGSLIVQKDGFLCAALGTKFSIIFNKKLGAGLVGGEGFILQKLKGDGMAFVHAGGTVIEKQLNNETLRIDTGCIVAFEESVDYSVESAGSLKSMVFGGEGMFLTTLSGTGKVLLQSMPFRKLIQAISPYGKNTEKGSRSIMGNFMED; translated from the coding sequence ATGAAATCGCACGAAATAGACTATAAAATATTTGGAAACGAAATTCAACTTGTAGAAATAGAATTAGATCCAGATGAAACAGTAATTGCCGAAGCCGGAACTATGGTTTATATGGAAGAAGGTATCGAATATGAAACAAAAATGGGCGATGGATCAAATCCAAATCAAGGTTTTTTTGGCAAACTAATTTCTATGGGTTCTCGTGTTTTAACCGGCGAGTCGATGTTTATGACGCATTTTACGCATAGAGGAGTCGGGAAAAAACATGTTGCTTTTGGACCACCTTATCCAGGAACAATTGTACCCATAGATCTCGCAAAAACCAACGGATCGCTTATAGTGCAAAAAGATGGATTTTTGTGTGCAGCTTTAGGAACAAAATTCTCAATAATTTTTAATAAAAAATTAGGTGCAGGATTGGTGGGAGGCGAAGGTTTTATACTTCAAAAACTAAAAGGCGATGGAATGGCTTTTGTTCATGCCGGAGGAACAGTCATAGAAAAACAATTGAACAACGAAACCCTCAGAATAGATACAGGTTGTATAGTTGCATTTGAAGAAAGTGTGGACTACAGTGTAGAATCGGCAGGCAGCTTGAAGTCGATGGTTTTCGGTGGCGAAGGCATGTTTTTAACCACCCTTAGCGGAACAGGGAAAGTATTGCTACAATCTATGCCTTTCAGGAAACTAATACAAGCAATTTCTCCATACGGAAAAAATACCGAAAAAGGAAGCCGCTCTATAATGGGTAATTTTATGGAAGACTAA
- a CDS encoding bifunctional UDP-3-O-[3-hydroxymyristoyl] N-acetylglucosamine deacetylase/3-hydroxyacyl-ACP dehydratase: protein MKENQKTLQQEIAINGKGLHTGLNVKLTIKPAPENHGIKFRRLDIENQPIVKALVENVVDTSRGTAIEENGARIYTVEHILSALYSKGIDNAVIELNAQEVPILDGSAKIYIDKINETGIIEQKAEKQYFVLKEKIRYFDEKNNIEILALPEDELRVNVLISHDSEVLSNQFASLNSLSDYDKEIAECRTFVFLKDLEPLLKQNLIKGGDLNNAIVIIGKEISQEELNKLADLFNQPHVKVKPQGILNNVDLSFENEPARHKLLDLLGDIALVGMPIKARIIATRPGHYSNVEFAKLIRQKIKRTKSSAPDVDINAKPLFDIEGIKRLLPHRPPFLLIDKVLEADDESVIAIKNVTMNEQFFVGHFPNMPVMPGVLIVEAMAQAGGILVLKGVPDPENYSTLFMKLDNIKFRNPVVPGDTLVFKMELITPIRRGIANMSGQAFVGDKLVTEGEFMAQISKTK from the coding sequence ATGAAAGAAAATCAGAAGACTTTACAGCAAGAAATTGCTATAAATGGAAAAGGATTGCATACAGGTTTAAATGTAAAATTAACTATAAAACCTGCTCCTGAAAATCATGGCATAAAATTTAGAAGACTTGATATAGAGAATCAACCTATTGTAAAAGCTCTTGTAGAAAATGTTGTTGACACTTCGCGTGGAACTGCAATTGAAGAAAATGGAGCTCGAATTTATACAGTTGAGCATATTTTATCAGCATTATATTCGAAAGGAATCGACAATGCTGTAATTGAACTAAATGCACAAGAGGTTCCTATATTAGATGGAAGTGCAAAAATCTATATTGATAAAATAAATGAAACCGGAATTATAGAGCAAAAAGCCGAAAAACAATATTTCGTTCTAAAAGAAAAAATTAGATATTTCGATGAAAAAAATAATATAGAAATTTTAGCATTACCTGAAGACGAGCTTAGAGTAAATGTACTAATTTCGCACGATTCGGAGGTTCTTTCAAATCAATTTGCATCATTAAATTCCCTTTCAGATTACGACAAAGAAATTGCTGAATGCAGAACTTTTGTATTTCTAAAAGATTTAGAACCTCTACTAAAACAAAATTTAATAAAAGGCGGCGACCTAAACAATGCCATAGTAATTATCGGGAAAGAGATTTCGCAAGAAGAGCTAAATAAGCTTGCCGATCTATTCAATCAACCACATGTAAAAGTTAAGCCACAAGGTATTTTAAACAATGTTGATTTATCTTTTGAAAATGAACCTGCCCGACATAAGCTTTTAGATTTGTTAGGAGATATTGCTTTAGTTGGAATGCCGATAAAAGCCAGAATTATTGCCACTCGCCCAGGTCATTACTCAAATGTTGAATTCGCCAAACTCATTAGACAAAAAATAAAAAGGACTAAAAGTTCTGCTCCAGATGTTGACATTAATGCTAAACCTCTTTTCGATATAGAAGGAATTAAAAGACTACTTCCACATCGTCCGCCATTTCTTCTGATTGATAAAGTTCTTGAAGCAGATGATGAATCTGTAATAGCAATTAAAAATGTTACGATGAATGAACAATTTTTTGTCGGTCATTTTCCAAATATGCCTGTTATGCCGGGAGTCTTAATTGTTGAAGCGATGGCACAAGCCGGTGGAATTTTGGTTTTGAAAGGAGTTCCCGATCCTGAAAATTATTCAACTTTGTTTATGAAATTGGACAACATAAAATTCCGAAATCCTGTTGTTCCGGGCGACACATTAGTTTTCAAAATGGAATTAATTACTCCTATTAGGAGAGGAATTGCTAACATGAGTGGACAAGCATTCGTTGGCGACAAACTTGTAACTGAAGGAGAATTTATGGCTCAAATATCTAAAACTAAATAA
- the vanZ gene encoding VanZ family protein, whose protein sequence is MVKPFWKVVFATIIIFILSAIPGNVVKEPIFWNADKLIHFGMYLIYSILLIAYFEGQFKYSKLHNFPLTYALIFAVSYGAILEILQEFVFVHRSGSFADAIANSVGAIVGVIFYRRF, encoded by the coding sequence ATGGTAAAACCGTTTTGGAAAGTAGTTTTTGCTACTATTATTATATTTATTTTGAGTGCAATTCCGGGAAATGTGGTGAAAGAACCTATTTTTTGGAATGCTGACAAACTCATTCATTTTGGCATGTATTTGATATATTCAATTTTGCTGATTGCATATTTCGAAGGGCAATTCAAATATTCAAAACTCCATAATTTCCCATTAACTTATGCTTTGATTTTTGCTGTCTCCTATGGAGCAATTCTGGAAATACTGCAGGAATTTGTTTTTGTTCATAGGTCTGGTAGTTTTGCCGATGCAATTGCGAATAGTGTTGGTGCTATAGTTGGAGTAATTTTTTATAGGCGATTTTGA
- a CDS encoding DUF3108 domain-containing protein codes for MSQKSNYISFQNFSHIFILLFLFILTNKYAYTQQTYKEFSFKYGENIFYEVYYNLGFIYVKAGNVEFSVDSLNYDNQKIYCFNNTGRSLPEYDWFFKVRDRYQSFAYTNSLLPIKFYRENNEGDFHLKNQYTFDYNKNIIITETENSEKAFSRDTIPITHEIFDLLSATYYIRNLDFTEFKTNDSIFVSIFIDNEIHDLNIRFQGIEIITDRNKNNYECLKFSTLLLEGTIFNANENLTVWVSNDKNKVPILIEAKIIVGSIKVFLTEYSGLKYPFSSAIK; via the coding sequence ATGAGTCAAAAAAGTAACTACATTTCATTTCAGAATTTTTCACATATTTTCATTCTTTTATTTTTATTTATCTTAACTAATAAATATGCTTACACACAACAAACATACAAAGAGTTTTCTTTTAAATATGGCGAAAATATTTTTTACGAGGTATATTACAATTTAGGATTTATATATGTAAAAGCCGGAAATGTAGAATTCTCAGTTGATTCCTTAAACTATGACAATCAAAAAATTTATTGTTTCAATAATACAGGAAGAAGTTTGCCCGAATACGATTGGTTTTTTAAAGTAAGAGACAGATACCAATCTTTTGCATATACCAATTCTTTGTTACCAATAAAATTTTATAGAGAAAACAACGAAGGCGACTTTCATTTAAAAAATCAATATACTTTCGATTACAATAAGAATATAATAATTACAGAAACTGAAAATTCCGAAAAAGCTTTTTCGAGAGATACTATACCGATTACTCATGAAATTTTCGATCTGCTTTCTGCAACCTATTATATTAGAAACTTAGATTTTACCGAATTCAAAACAAATGATAGTATTTTTGTTTCAATTTTCATTGATAATGAAATTCATGATTTGAATATTCGATTTCAAGGAATCGAAATCATAACAGACCGCAACAAAAACAACTACGAATGTTTAAAGTTTTCAACACTATTGCTTGAAGGAACAATTTTTAATGCGAACGAAAATCTCACAGTTTGGGTGAGCAACGACAAAAATAAAGTTCCAATATTAATTGAAGCAAAAATAATTGTTGGATCGATAAAAGTTTTTCTCACGGAATATTCAGGACTTAAATATCCATTTTCATCAGCAATAAAGTGA